From Pseudobdellovibrio exovorus JSS, a single genomic window includes:
- a CDS encoding sensor histidine kinase — protein sequence MIEKAVRIERWKLGLSLFWFIFTFSLVVWWWMFSLEQLELMTSVLNQHKFESLQRMLIWEGAVLVSAVFCGGFMLVMFTYKEKSRNQKLRNFFSNFAHDLKTSLTRLRLRTEVMAEKAESPEFQKLLEEVSRLDLQLENSLWVAREGSQKLLTQEIKLSSVIGFLRVEWPDLEIKLHQDAVVVADGQALKSIFRNLFQNAWLHGKANRVDISPRLDKNNWHIEISDNGQGYKGDHRQLGSRLLKARSEQGNGLGLYLTKDLIERMRGQILFRKSDQGFKVDVVLPASSSQQGKKNA from the coding sequence ATGATAGAGAAAGCTGTACGAATCGAAAGATGGAAACTCGGGCTTTCTTTATTTTGGTTTATTTTTACATTCTCTTTAGTTGTTTGGTGGTGGATGTTTTCACTGGAACAACTCGAACTGATGACCAGTGTTTTGAATCAGCATAAATTTGAAAGCCTACAAAGAATGTTAATATGGGAAGGTGCTGTTTTGGTTTCAGCAGTTTTCTGTGGTGGCTTCATGCTAGTGATGTTCACGTATAAAGAAAAAAGCCGTAATCAAAAACTACGTAATTTCTTTTCAAATTTTGCACATGATTTAAAAACCTCATTAACAAGACTAAGACTTCGTACTGAAGTGATGGCTGAAAAAGCGGAAAGCCCCGAGTTTCAAAAGCTTTTAGAGGAAGTCAGTCGTTTAGACTTACAATTAGAAAATTCGCTATGGGTAGCGCGTGAGGGATCACAAAAACTATTAACCCAAGAAATCAAGTTGAGTTCAGTGATTGGCTTTTTGCGCGTGGAATGGCCTGATTTAGAAATTAAACTACATCAAGATGCTGTTGTGGTTGCGGATGGACAGGCGCTAAAGAGTATTTTTAGAAATCTATTCCAAAATGCGTGGTTACATGGCAAAGCGAATCGTGTCGATATCAGCCCACGTTTAGATAAAAATAATTGGCACATTGAAATTTCAGACAATGGACAGGGCTACAAAGGCGATCATCGTCAGTTAGGCTCACGTCTTCTTAAGGCTCGTAGCGAACAGGGCAATGGACTTGGTCTTTATTTAACAAAAGATCTGATAGAGCGAATGCGCGGTCAAATTTTGTTTAGAAAAAGTGATCAGGGCTTTAAGGTTGACGTCGTGTTGCCAGCATCTTCTTCACAGCAGGGGAAGAAAAATGCGTAA
- a CDS encoding uroporphyrinogen decarboxylase family protein, translating to MSQLFLDTLAGKTVKTPPVWMMRQAGRYHQHYQALKAKHTFMELCMVPELAAEVAMGPIQDFDFDAAILFSDLLFPLKAFGQGLDYTDQGPQLGFHLTIENISKLKPWKEALPEMEFQKKAMSLTRERLDKNKGLIGFVGGPWTLFVYAVEGTHAGSLIKAKTAIPNLWSKFTEMMTPFLIENIRLQFEGGADVVMLFDTAAGELSPRLYNEIIVPELAKLAQAFPQRLGYYSKGTTADHFTSEAFQKIPFAGRGFDHRWNLPQILKNNRSGFVQGNFDQSLLHLETSEFKKELDSYLRTYQDLTVEERKGWVCGLGHGVLPKTPEANVRLFVDTVRKTLS from the coding sequence ATGAGTCAGTTATTTCTAGATACATTAGCAGGTAAGACTGTAAAGACTCCACCAGTTTGGATGATGAGACAGGCTGGACGTTATCACCAACACTACCAAGCGTTGAAAGCCAAACATACGTTCATGGAGCTTTGTATGGTTCCGGAATTAGCAGCAGAAGTGGCAATGGGACCTATTCAAGATTTTGATTTTGATGCGGCGATTTTATTCAGTGACTTATTATTTCCATTAAAAGCATTTGGGCAAGGTTTAGATTATACGGATCAAGGACCTCAATTAGGTTTTCATTTAACGATCGAAAATATTTCGAAGCTTAAACCTTGGAAAGAAGCATTGCCAGAAATGGAATTTCAAAAGAAAGCGATGTCACTGACACGTGAAAGATTAGACAAAAATAAAGGCCTAATTGGCTTTGTTGGCGGCCCATGGACTCTGTTTGTTTATGCAGTTGAGGGAACCCATGCTGGTTCATTAATTAAAGCGAAAACGGCGATCCCCAATTTATGGTCCAAGTTTACTGAGATGATGACGCCATTTTTGATTGAAAATATACGTCTGCAATTTGAAGGTGGTGCCGATGTGGTGATGTTGTTTGATACGGCAGCCGGAGAGTTATCACCTCGTCTGTACAATGAGATCATTGTTCCTGAACTAGCTAAATTAGCACAGGCTTTCCCTCAGCGTTTGGGATATTACTCTAAGGGAACTACAGCAGACCATTTTACTTCGGAAGCCTTTCAAAAAATTCCATTTGCGGGAAGAGGCTTTGATCACCGATGGAATTTACCACAAATCTTAAAAAATAATCGTTCTGGATTTGTACAAGGGAATTTTGACCAATCTTTACTTCACTTAGAAACTTCTGAATTTAAAAAAGAATTAGATAGTTACTTGCGTACTTATCAAGATCTAACAGTGGAAGAGCGTAAGGGATGGGTATGCGGGCTAGGTCATGGAGTTTTGCCTAAAACACCAGAAGCTAATGTTAGACTATTTGTAGACACAGTAAGGAAGACGTTATCGTGA
- a CDS encoding response regulator transcription factor, with the protein MRKKILLVEDELTLGDILKERLQIEYDVDWVKTQSSAFEALKKNTYDLLILDVGLPDGNGFNIAENLKNISSGNPHFIFLTAQGDPETRLRGYEAGAEEFIPKPFHLKEVMIRVKHVLDAHVSTAQKIDLEHCSIDLQGYSVHLKNGHIEYPPVKDMMILKLLVEQAPRVVSRDEIINKVWGQDKDLSPRTIDNAIARLRNTISDADEKLIRSVRGVGYQWVIAGT; encoded by the coding sequence ATGCGTAAGAAAATCCTTTTAGTCGAAGATGAACTAACACTAGGTGATATCTTAAAAGAGCGCCTGCAAATTGAGTATGATGTGGACTGGGTTAAAACACAGTCTTCTGCTTTTGAGGCTTTGAAAAAAAACACATACGACCTATTGATTTTAGATGTGGGCTTACCAGATGGTAATGGTTTTAACATTGCTGAAAATTTGAAGAATATTTCATCAGGAAACCCACATTTTATATTTTTAACGGCACAGGGTGACCCAGAAACTCGTCTGCGAGGTTACGAAGCGGGAGCCGAAGAGTTTATTCCGAAGCCATTTCATTTAAAAGAAGTCATGATTCGTGTGAAACATGTGCTGGATGCTCACGTGAGCACAGCACAAAAAATTGATTTAGAGCATTGTTCCATTGATTTGCAGGGATATTCGGTACACTTGAAAAACGGCCATATCGAGTATCCACCAGTGAAAGATATGATGATTTTGAAACTTTTGGTTGAACAGGCCCCGCGAGTCGTCAGTCGTGATGAAATCATCAATAAAGTATGGGGACAGGATAAAGATTTAAGTCCACGCACAATAGACAATGCCATAGCCAGATTACGCAATACGATTTCAGATGCGGATGAAAAGTTAATTCGCTCTGTACGAGGGGTCGGCTATCAGTGGGTTATTGCTGGGACATAA